A single window of Oerskovia paurometabola DNA harbors:
- a CDS encoding DUF6069 family protein, translating into MSDPNFPPRGNVPPPGSPGYHPQAVPPAIPPTVPPDPHVDFPAPHEPVNPADPRLAVEVGRFWAGAAATALVAALIGLVAVIILERIFSFTLVPPPDIFSTGSHQAAFAIDGAILALLAAGLLHVLILTTPRPRAFFGWIMALVIVVITALPFAWTTDTTSAVLSGLVNLLIGVAVWSLLAGVAGRTIVRRPA; encoded by the coding sequence ATGAGCGACCCGAACTTCCCGCCCCGCGGCAACGTCCCGCCGCCCGGATCCCCCGGCTACCACCCCCAGGCGGTCCCGCCCGCGATCCCGCCCACGGTGCCGCCCGACCCGCACGTCGACTTCCCGGCGCCCCACGAGCCCGTCAATCCCGCAGACCCACGCCTCGCGGTCGAGGTCGGCAGGTTCTGGGCCGGGGCCGCCGCCACGGCCCTGGTCGCCGCGCTCATCGGCCTCGTCGCCGTGATCATCCTCGAACGGATCTTCTCGTTCACGCTCGTCCCCCCGCCGGACATCTTCTCGACCGGCTCGCACCAGGCTGCGTTCGCGATCGACGGCGCGATCCTGGCTCTGCTCGCGGCCGGGCTGCTGCACGTGCTGATCCTCACGACCCCGCGCCCACGGGCGTTCTTCGGCTGGATCATGGCGCTCGTGATCGTCGTCATCACGGCCCTGCCGTTCGCGTGGACCACGGACACGACGTCAGCCGTGCTGTCGGGGCTCGTGAACCTGCTGATCGGGGTCGCGGTCTGGTCGCTGCTCGCGGGAGTCGCGGGCCGCACGATCGTGCGCCGACCGGCCTGA
- a CDS encoding branched-chain amino acid aminotransferase has protein sequence MTSPLTAQPASSAEDLVALFDIRTSDTPTSPEARAAAISAPKFGTVFSDHMARISWNSTDGWIDRRIEKYGPLQLDPATAVLHYAQEIFEGLKAYRHQDGSVWTFRPEANAARFARSAHRLALPALSVDDFIGSITALVRTDIEWVPSGEEASLYLRPFMYASESFLGVRASLEAEYLVIASPVGPYFSGGVKPVSIWVDREFSRAGAGGTGDAKCGGNYASSLLPQTLAQEKGFEQVCFLDSSTGTFLEELGGMNVFVVKADGSVETPELTGSILEGVTRSSIIQLLNDRGHEVTERRIPLEELLADIRSGAVTEVFACGTAAVVTPIGRLGGSNFDHTIADGGAGELTLAIRGELTDIQNGRAADRHGWMTRLA, from the coding sequence ATGACTTCCCCCCTCACAGCGCAGCCCGCTTCCTCGGCCGAGGATCTCGTCGCGCTCTTCGACATCCGCACCTCGGACACCCCGACCTCCCCCGAGGCCAGGGCGGCCGCGATCTCCGCCCCGAAGTTCGGCACCGTGTTCTCGGACCACATGGCCCGGATCAGCTGGAACTCGACCGACGGCTGGATCGACCGCCGCATCGAGAAGTACGGCCCCCTCCAGCTCGACCCCGCGACCGCGGTGCTGCACTACGCCCAGGAGATCTTCGAGGGACTCAAGGCGTACCGGCACCAGGACGGGTCCGTGTGGACGTTCCGGCCGGAGGCCAACGCGGCCCGGTTCGCCCGGTCGGCCCACCGTCTGGCGCTGCCGGCGCTCTCGGTCGACGACTTCATCGGCTCGATCACGGCGCTCGTGCGCACGGACATCGAGTGGGTCCCGAGCGGCGAGGAGGCGAGCCTGTACCTGCGTCCGTTCATGTACGCCTCGGAGTCGTTCCTCGGTGTGCGTGCCTCGCTCGAGGCCGAGTACCTCGTGATCGCCTCGCCCGTGGGCCCGTACTTCTCGGGCGGCGTCAAGCCCGTGTCGATCTGGGTCGACCGCGAGTTCAGCCGTGCCGGCGCCGGTGGCACGGGGGACGCCAAGTGCGGCGGCAACTACGCGTCGAGCCTGCTGCCGCAGACCCTCGCGCAGGAGAAGGGCTTCGAGCAGGTCTGCTTCCTCGACTCGTCGACGGGCACGTTCCTCGAGGAGCTCGGCGGCATGAACGTGTTCGTCGTCAAGGCCGACGGGTCGGTCGAGACGCCCGAGCTCACGGGGTCGATCCTCGAGGGCGTGACGCGTTCGTCGATCATCCAGCTCCTCAACGACCGCGGCCACGAGGTCACGGAGCGGCGCATCCCGCTCGAGGAGCTCCTCGCCGACATCCGGTCCGGAGCGGTGACCGAGGTGTTCGCGTGCGGCACGGCCGCGGTCGTCACGCCGATCGGCCGCCTGGGCGGCTCGAACTTCGACCACACGATCGCCGACGGCGGCGCGGGGGAGCTGACTCTCGCGATCCGCGGTGAGCTCACCGACATCCAGAACGGCCGGGCGGCGGACCGCCACGGCTGGATGACGCGCCTGGCCTGA
- a CDS encoding 3-isopropylmalate dehydrogenase, translating to MTRNIDLAVVAGDGIGIEVVEQGLAVLEAALSGSDVKVSTTPFDLGARRWHATGETLTDEDLAAIRTHDAILLGAIGDPTVPSGVLERGLLLKLRFALDHYVNLRPGKLYPGVTSPLADPGEIDFVVVREGTEGPYVGNGGALRVGTPHEIATEVSVNTAFGVERVVRDAFARAQARPRKHLTLVHKHNVLVHAGHLWRRTVEAVNAEFPDVTTDYLHVDAATIFLTTNPSRFDVIVTDNLFGDILTDQAAAITGGIGLAASANINPDRTAPSMFEPVHGSAPDIAGQGKADPTATVLSVAMLLDHLGLAEESQRVEAAVAGDLAERGTRVRSTAEVGRELAARVAG from the coding sequence ATGACGCGCAACATCGACTTGGCAGTGGTCGCCGGAGACGGCATCGGTATCGAGGTCGTCGAGCAGGGCCTCGCGGTCCTCGAGGCGGCGCTCTCAGGCTCGGACGTCAAGGTCTCCACGACGCCCTTCGATCTCGGCGCGCGCCGCTGGCACGCGACCGGCGAGACCCTCACCGACGAGGACCTCGCCGCGATCCGCACGCACGACGCGATCCTTCTCGGTGCGATCGGCGACCCGACGGTCCCGTCGGGCGTCCTCGAGCGCGGGCTCCTCCTCAAGCTGCGCTTCGCGCTGGACCACTACGTGAACCTGCGCCCCGGCAAGCTCTACCCCGGTGTGACGTCCCCGCTGGCGGACCCGGGCGAGATCGACTTCGTCGTCGTCCGCGAGGGCACCGAGGGGCCCTACGTCGGCAACGGCGGGGCGCTGCGCGTCGGCACGCCCCACGAGATCGCGACCGAGGTCTCCGTGAACACGGCCTTCGGCGTCGAGCGCGTCGTGCGTGACGCGTTCGCCCGCGCCCAGGCGCGCCCCCGCAAGCACCTGACGCTCGTGCACAAGCACAACGTCCTGGTCCACGCCGGTCACCTGTGGCGCCGCACGGTCGAGGCCGTCAACGCCGAGTTCCCGGACGTCACCACGGACTACCTGCACGTGGACGCCGCCACGATCTTCCTCACGACGAACCCGTCGCGATTCGACGTCATCGTCACCGACAACCTGTTCGGCGACATCCTGACGGACCAGGCCGCCGCGATCACCGGCGGCATCGGCCTCGCGGCCTCGGCCAACATCAACCCCGACCGCACGGCCCCCTCCATGTTCGAGCCGGTGCACGGCTCGGCCCCCGACATCGCGGGCCAGGGCAAGGCGGACCCCACCGCCACGGTCCTGTCCGTCGCCATGCTGCTCGACCACCTCGGCCTCGCCGAGGAGTCGCAGCGCGTCGAGGCCGCGGTCGCCGGGGACCTCGCCGAGCGGGGGACCCGAGTACGGTCGACGGCCGAGGTGGGGCGCGAGCTCGCCGCCCGCGTCGCCGGCTGA
- a CDS encoding ROK family transcriptional regulator, with amino-acid sequence MSRTHVPGTPGLLRTINDRAALELLLDTGPMTRSQIGDLTGVSRPTSSQIVARLESAGLIEPTGAVQGARGPQAVTYAARTDVVVGLALDVLPGGVQARIVDAHGTVLGGAEVPTSDDRTAVSDVRAAWDAACADARVPVERVGAVVVGVQAAADPTTGDLWLVGDLPGWPRLAVRSLLEEEFGVPVHIENDVNLATIAEHDAGRCDDASFSLLWIGGGIGLGTLIDGRLHHGATGAAGELGYLPVPVTVREYDDHSVNLQDLVGGRRFEELAERHGVPGDGYTDYLAAMIADPDSPAVVALVEDFGRRLAAVVQPVVAVVEPHVVVLSGPTCIAGGQRLADVTRSHLTDTEQGVASIVPTLAPSDPVLRGAQAVVAADVRTLLLDRVSTHLTDQGTHGVPVQTVRAAAAHLGAPAPTHSG; translated from the coding sequence GTGTCCCGCACGCACGTCCCGGGGACCCCCGGGTTGCTCCGCACGATCAACGACCGCGCCGCGCTCGAGCTGCTGCTCGACACCGGCCCCATGACCCGGTCGCAGATCGGAGACCTCACCGGCGTCTCCCGTCCGACATCCTCCCAGATCGTGGCACGCCTGGAGTCCGCGGGTCTCATCGAGCCCACGGGGGCCGTCCAGGGAGCCCGCGGCCCGCAGGCGGTCACGTACGCGGCGCGCACCGACGTCGTCGTCGGGCTGGCGCTCGACGTCCTTCCCGGAGGGGTGCAGGCCCGCATCGTCGACGCCCACGGCACCGTCCTCGGCGGCGCCGAGGTCCCCACCTCGGACGACCGCACGGCCGTGAGCGACGTCCGCGCGGCGTGGGACGCCGCCTGTGCCGACGCACGGGTTCCCGTCGAACGGGTGGGCGCGGTCGTCGTCGGGGTGCAGGCCGCGGCCGACCCGACGACCGGAGACCTCTGGCTCGTCGGCGACCTGCCGGGATGGCCTCGCCTCGCCGTCCGATCCCTCCTCGAGGAGGAGTTCGGCGTCCCCGTCCACATCGAGAACGACGTCAACCTCGCGACGATCGCCGAGCACGACGCAGGCCGGTGCGACGACGCGAGCTTCTCGCTGCTCTGGATCGGCGGAGGCATCGGCCTCGGGACGCTCATCGACGGGCGGCTCCACCACGGCGCGACGGGCGCCGCCGGTGAGCTCGGCTATCTCCCCGTGCCCGTGACCGTCCGCGAGTACGACGACCACTCGGTCAACCTCCAGGACCTCGTCGGTGGCCGGCGGTTCGAGGAGCTCGCCGAGCGGCACGGTGTGCCCGGCGACGGCTACACCGACTACCTCGCGGCCATGATCGCCGACCCGGACAGCCCCGCGGTCGTCGCGCTCGTCGAGGACTTCGGACGCCGCCTCGCCGCTGTCGTCCAGCCGGTCGTCGCGGTCGTCGAACCCCACGTCGTCGTGCTCAGCGGCCCGACGTGCATCGCGGGCGGTCAACGCCTCGCCGACGTGACACGCAGCCACCTCACGGACACCGAGCAGGGCGTGGCGTCGATCGTCCCGACCCTGGCCCCCTCGGACCCCGTCCTGCGCGGCGCACAGGCGGTCGTCGCGGCCGACGTGCGCACCCTCCTGCTCGACCGCGTCTCGACCCACCTCACGGACCAGGGCACTCATGGCGTGCCGGTCCAGACGGTGCGCGCGGCCGCGGCACACCTCGGCGCCCCGGCGCCCACACACTCGGGGTAG
- a CDS encoding ASCH domain-containing protein — protein sequence MSHHDDRGPDSTSEGTERVPQAAPGVPPVENPAPGEDDPRGEEILEFWETARVRAGEGKVGVVTGFGISATVPPPAWSFGDNPALADGLLAAVLSGDKTATSSSHWEYGDDVPLPQVGELSIILDGDGHPRALIRTTSVEVVPFDQVSADFAAAEGEDDRTLESWRAGHKRYFTRVLVDHEFREDMPVVCERFELRFPRQR from the coding sequence ATGAGCCACCACGACGATCGCGGACCGGACAGCACGAGCGAGGGCACCGAGCGGGTGCCTCAGGCAGCGCCGGGCGTTCCCCCGGTCGAGAACCCCGCCCCGGGCGAGGACGATCCGCGCGGCGAGGAGATCCTCGAGTTCTGGGAGACCGCACGCGTCCGTGCGGGGGAGGGCAAGGTGGGCGTCGTGACCGGCTTCGGGATCTCGGCGACCGTGCCACCGCCCGCGTGGTCCTTCGGGGACAACCCCGCGCTCGCCGACGGACTGCTCGCGGCGGTGCTGTCGGGCGACAAGACCGCGACGTCGTCGTCGCACTGGGAGTACGGCGACGACGTGCCGCTGCCGCAGGTCGGCGAGCTCTCGATCATCCTCGACGGCGACGGGCACCCGCGGGCCCTCATCCGCACGACGTCGGTCGAGGTCGTCCCGTTCGACCAGGTCTCGGCGGACTTCGCGGCGGCCGAGGGCGAGGACGACCGGACGCTCGAGTCCTGGCGCGCCGGTCACAAGAGGTACTTCACACGGGTCCTGGTGGACCACGAGTTCCGCGAGGACATGCCCGTGGTCTGCGAACGGTTCGAGCTGCGGTTCCCGCGCCAGCGGTGA
- the ilvC gene encoding ketol-acid reductoisomerase — protein MAELFYDDDADLSIIQQKKVAVVGYGSQGHAHAQNLRDSGVQVVIALKEGSKSIAKATDEGFEVKTVAEAAQWADLIMILAPDQHQRSIYNDEIKPHLAAGKTLAFAHGFNIRFGYIEAPEGVDVILVAPKAPGHTVRREFVAGRGIPDIIAVEKDASGHAWDIALSYAKAIGGTRAGVIKTTFTEETETDLFGEQAVLCGGVSQLVQYGFETLTEAGYQPEIAYFEVLHELKLIVDLMWEGGIAKQRWSVSDTAEYGDYVSGPRVIDPRVKENMKAVLGDIQNGAFAKRFIDDQDAGAPEFKELRAKGEAHPIEATGRELRGMFAWAKSGDDDYTEGSVGR, from the coding sequence GTGGCAGAGCTCTTCTACGACGACGACGCCGACCTCTCGATCATCCAGCAGAAGAAGGTCGCGGTCGTCGGGTACGGCAGCCAGGGGCACGCGCACGCGCAGAACCTCCGCGACTCTGGCGTCCAGGTCGTCATCGCCCTCAAGGAAGGCTCCAAGTCGATCGCCAAGGCGACCGACGAGGGCTTCGAGGTCAAGACCGTCGCCGAGGCCGCCCAGTGGGCCGACCTCATCATGATCCTCGCGCCGGACCAGCACCAGCGCTCGATCTACAACGACGAGATCAAGCCGCACCTGGCCGCCGGCAAGACGCTCGCGTTCGCGCACGGCTTCAACATCCGCTTCGGCTACATCGAGGCCCCCGAGGGCGTCGACGTCATCCTCGTCGCCCCCAAGGCGCCGGGTCACACGGTGCGTCGCGAGTTCGTCGCGGGCCGCGGCATCCCCGACATCATCGCCGTCGAGAAGGACGCGTCGGGCCACGCGTGGGACATCGCGCTCTCGTACGCGAAGGCGATCGGCGGCACGCGCGCCGGCGTCATCAAGACGACGTTCACCGAGGAGACCGAGACGGACCTGTTCGGCGAGCAGGCCGTCCTGTGCGGTGGCGTGTCGCAGCTCGTCCAGTACGGTTTCGAGACCCTGACCGAGGCCGGCTACCAGCCGGAGATCGCCTACTTCGAGGTCCTGCACGAGCTCAAGCTCATCGTGGACCTCATGTGGGAGGGCGGCATCGCCAAGCAGCGCTGGTCGGTGTCCGACACCGCCGAGTACGGCGACTACGTCTCGGGCCCCCGCGTCATCGACCCGCGGGTCAAGGAGAACATGAAGGCCGTCCTCGGGGACATCCAGAACGGCGCGTTCGCGAAGCGCTTCATCGACGACCAGGACGCGGGCGCCCCCGAGTTCAAGGAGCTCCGCGCCAAGGGCGAGGCGCACCCGATCGAGGCCACGGGCCGCGAGCTGCGCGGGATGTTCGCGTGGGCGAAGTCGGGCGACGACGACTACACCGAGGGTTCTGTCGGTCGCTGA
- the ilvN gene encoding acetolactate synthase small subunit, whose translation MSRHTLSVLVENKPGVLTRVAGLFARRAFNIHSLAVGPTEHEEISRITVVVDVDQNPLEQVTKQLNKLVNVIKIVELDQASSVQRELLLVKVRADGANRTGVLEVVELFRAKVVDVVPDAVTIEATGTPEKLSALLGALDPYGVREIVKSGTVAVGRGARSITDRALDRAHRSA comes from the coding sequence ATGTCCCGACACACCCTCTCCGTGCTCGTGGAGAACAAGCCCGGCGTGCTCACGCGCGTCGCGGGCCTGTTCGCCCGCCGCGCGTTCAACATCCACTCGCTCGCCGTGGGGCCCACGGAGCACGAGGAGATCTCGCGCATCACCGTGGTCGTCGACGTCGACCAGAACCCGCTCGAGCAGGTCACCAAGCAGCTCAACAAGCTCGTCAACGTGATCAAGATCGTCGAGCTCGACCAGGCGTCCTCGGTCCAGCGCGAGCTCCTGCTCGTCAAGGTCCGCGCCGACGGCGCGAACCGCACGGGCGTCCTCGAGGTCGTCGAGCTGTTCCGCGCCAAGGTCGTCGACGTCGTCCCCGACGCCGTGACGATCGAGGCCACGGGCACCCCGGAGAAGCTGAGCGCCCTCCTGGGCGCGCTCGACCCCTACGGCGTCCGTGAGATCGTCAAGTCCGGCACCGTGGCCGTCGGCCGTGGCGCCCGCTCCATCACCGACCGGGCGCTCGACCGCGCTCACCGGTCCGCCTGA
- a CDS encoding acetolactate synthase large subunit: protein MVQGPHPAPPTPSAPAPAGEAVAPKPAPSPASLAARPESRARASVTGERTPSLVVGPEEVTGAQSIVRSLEEAGVDVVFGIPGGAILPTYDPLMDSKKLRHILVRHEQGGGHAASGYAHATGRVGVTMATSGPGATNLVTPIADANMDSIPLVAITGQVGASLIGTDAFQEADIVGITLPITKHNFLVTDPDEIPRVIAEAFHIAQTGRPGPVLVDIAKSAMQARTTFSWPQELQLPGYHPVTKPHSKQIREAARLLATAKRPVLYVGGGAIRANASAELRKLVDLSGAPAVTTLMARGALPDSHPQNLGMPGMHGTVPAVAALQKADLVVALGARFDDRVTGTLSSFAPHATIVHADIDPAEIGKNREVDVPIVGDLREVISDLLPELEREHAAKGQPDLGAWWRQIDDWRETYPLGYSEPEDGHLAPQHVIQRLGEISGPDSIYVAGVGQHQMWAAQFIRYEHPKTWLNSGGLGTMGYSIPAAMGAKVGQPDKTVWAIDGDGCFQMTNQELATCTINEIPIKVALINNSSLGMVRQWQTLFYESRYSNTDLHTGRGTQRVPDFVKLADAYGCEGIRVESKSEVDAAIKRAMEIDDRPVVVDFNVSRDAMVWPMVASGVSNDNIQYARGISPAWDRED from the coding sequence ATGGTCCAGGGTCCCCACCCGGCCCCGCCGACGCCGAGCGCCCCCGCGCCCGCCGGCGAGGCCGTGGCGCCGAAGCCAGCCCCGTCCCCCGCGAGCCTCGCCGCCCGCCCCGAGAGCCGAGCACGCGCCTCGGTCACCGGCGAGCGCACCCCGAGCCTCGTCGTCGGGCCAGAGGAGGTGACGGGCGCGCAGTCGATCGTCCGCTCGCTCGAGGAAGCCGGTGTGGACGTCGTCTTCGGCATCCCCGGCGGTGCGATCCTGCCGACGTACGACCCGCTCATGGACTCCAAGAAGCTCCGCCACATCCTCGTGCGCCACGAGCAGGGTGGCGGCCACGCGGCCTCGGGCTACGCCCACGCGACCGGTCGCGTCGGCGTGACCATGGCGACGTCCGGCCCCGGCGCGACGAACCTCGTCACGCCCATCGCCGACGCCAACATGGACTCGATCCCGCTCGTGGCCATCACGGGCCAGGTCGGCGCGTCCCTCATCGGGACCGACGCCTTCCAGGAGGCGGACATCGTCGGCATCACCCTGCCGATCACCAAGCACAACTTCCTCGTCACCGACCCCGACGAGATCCCGCGCGTCATCGCCGAGGCCTTCCACATCGCCCAGACCGGGCGCCCCGGGCCCGTCCTCGTCGACATCGCCAAGTCCGCGATGCAGGCACGCACCACGTTCTCGTGGCCGCAGGAGCTGCAGCTGCCCGGCTACCACCCGGTGACCAAGCCGCACTCCAAGCAGATCCGCGAGGCCGCCCGCCTGCTCGCGACCGCCAAGCGCCCCGTGCTGTACGTGGGGGGCGGCGCGATCCGCGCGAACGCCTCGGCCGAGCTGCGCAAGCTCGTCGACCTGTCGGGCGCTCCCGCCGTGACCACGCTCATGGCCCGCGGTGCGCTGCCGGACTCGCACCCGCAGAACCTCGGCATGCCCGGCATGCACGGCACGGTCCCCGCGGTCGCCGCGCTCCAGAAGGCCGACCTCGTGGTGGCCCTCGGGGCCCGCTTCGACGACCGCGTCACGGGTACGCTCTCGAGCTTCGCGCCGCACGCCACGATCGTGCACGCCGACATCGACCCCGCCGAGATCGGCAAGAACCGCGAGGTCGACGTCCCGATCGTGGGCGACCTGCGCGAGGTCATCTCCGACCTGCTGCCCGAGCTCGAGCGCGAGCACGCCGCCAAGGGGCAGCCGGACCTCGGCGCCTGGTGGCGCCAGATCGACGACTGGCGCGAGACCTACCCCCTCGGCTACTCCGAGCCCGAGGACGGTCACCTCGCCCCGCAGCACGTCATCCAGCGCCTCGGCGAGATCTCCGGCCCCGACTCGATCTACGTCGCGGGCGTCGGCCAGCACCAGATGTGGGCCGCGCAGTTCATCCGCTACGAGCACCCCAAGACGTGGCTCAACTCGGGCGGCCTCGGCACCATGGGCTACTCGATCCCGGCCGCGATGGGCGCCAAGGTCGGCCAGCCCGACAAGACCGTCTGGGCGATCGACGGCGACGGCTGCTTCCAGATGACCAACCAGGAGCTCGCGACCTGCACGATCAACGAGATCCCCATCAAGGTCGCGCTGATCAACAACTCCTCGCTCGGCATGGTCCGCCAGTGGCAGACCCTGTTCTACGAGTCCCGCTACTCCAACACGGACCTGCACACGGGCCGCGGCACGCAGCGCGTGCCGGACTTCGTCAAGCTCGCCGACGCGTACGGGTGCGAGGGCATCCGGGTCGAGTCCAAGAGCGAGGTCGACGCCGCGATCAAGCGCGCCATGGAGATCGACGACCGGCCCGTCGTCGTCGACTTCAACGTGTCGCGCGACGCGATGGTGTGGCCCATGGTCGCCTCGGGCGTGAGCAACGACAACATCCAGTACGCACGCGGCATCTCGCCCGCGTGGGACCGCGAAGACTGA
- a CDS encoding GatB/YqeY domain-containing protein — protein MTTTIERMTADLTTAMKARDEFAKNTLRQVIGAVRTAEKSGSTAREMTDAEVQTVLAAEVKKRRESAQIYTDAGATERADNETHEADFIEKYLPASLTPAELDALVAAAVVSTGASSMKDMGTVMKTATAAAAGIGRVDGKALSQAVRQALGAL, from the coding sequence ATGACCACCACGATCGAGCGAATGACAGCCGACCTCACCACCGCCATGAAGGCCCGCGACGAGTTCGCCAAGAACACCCTGCGCCAGGTCATCGGCGCCGTCCGCACCGCGGAGAAGTCCGGCTCGACCGCGCGCGAGATGACCGACGCCGAGGTGCAGACCGTCCTGGCCGCCGAGGTCAAGAAGCGTCGCGAGAGCGCGCAGATCTACACCGACGCCGGCGCGACCGAGCGCGCCGACAACGAGACCCACGAGGCCGACTTCATCGAGAAGTACCTGCCCGCGAGCCTCACGCCCGCCGAGCTCGACGCGCTCGTCGCCGCCGCGGTCGTCTCGACCGGCGCCTCGTCCATGAAGGACATGGGCACGGTCATGAAGACGGCCACGGCCGCCGCGGCCGGGATCGGCCGCGTCGACGGCAAGGCGCTCTCGCAGGCCGTCCGTCAGGCGCTCGGCGCCCTCTGA
- a CDS encoding NAD-dependent epimerase/dehydratase family protein, translating to MSRRIGVTGASGFVGGAVARRAVADGHRVWTFSRRDARVPGAEHRTWDLAVGPLAEPPALDVVVHAGAAVSDWARHDVAWATNVEGTRAVRDTFPAARFVHVSSGSVYDPYSPTVRGLETEAPVQRYLNAYGATKAAAERVLVTDARTPGRGPVVVLRPHAVYGPGDTTLLPRIEGAIRGRRLVLVGDGSALQSLTHVDTLVEAALAAATVDLPHGRPLVVNVADAEPVVLGEVVVELLRRRGHDGVTLAGIPARPAWVLAACAEAFARWARRPEPPRLTRYAISHLAAERTYDLTVLREVLGVEPRATSLAGAEDW from the coding sequence ATGAGCCGACGGATCGGGGTCACCGGGGCGTCGGGGTTCGTCGGGGGAGCGGTCGCCCGACGCGCGGTGGCCGACGGGCACCGGGTGTGGACCTTCTCGCGCCGCGACGCGCGCGTCCCGGGCGCCGAGCACCGGACGTGGGACCTCGCCGTCGGGCCGCTCGCCGAACCGCCCGCCCTGGACGTCGTCGTGCACGCGGGGGCCGCGGTCTCCGACTGGGCACGCCACGACGTCGCGTGGGCGACCAACGTCGAGGGCACGCGCGCCGTGCGGGACACGTTCCCGGCGGCGCGGTTCGTGCACGTGTCCTCGGGCAGCGTCTACGACCCGTACTCGCCCACGGTCCGCGGACTCGAGACCGAGGCACCCGTCCAGCGGTACCTCAACGCCTACGGCGCGACCAAGGCCGCCGCCGAGCGGGTCCTCGTCACCGACGCCCGCACGCCCGGGCGCGGACCCGTCGTCGTGCTGCGCCCCCACGCCGTGTACGGCCCGGGGGACACGACGCTCCTGCCGCGCATCGAGGGCGCGATCCGGGGCAGGCGGCTCGTGCTCGTCGGGGACGGGTCGGCGTTGCAGTCCCTCACGCACGTGGACACGCTCGTCGAGGCGGCGCTCGCGGCCGCGACGGTCGACCTGCCGCACGGTCGGCCCCTCGTGGTCAACGTCGCGGACGCCGAGCCCGTGGTCCTGGGCGAGGTCGTCGTCGAGCTCCTGCGCCGCAGGGGGCACGACGGCGTCACGCTCGCCGGGATCCCGGCCCGCCCCGCGTGGGTGCTCGCCGCGTGCGCCGAGGCGTTCGCGCGCTGGGCGCGGCGGCCCGAGCCGCCGCGCCTGACCCGGTACGCGATCAGCCACCTCGCGGCCGAGCGCACCTACGACCTGACGGTGCTGCGCGAGGTCCTGGGGGTCGAGCCCCGCGCGACGTCGCTCGCGGGGGCCGAGGACTGGTGA